The DNA window ggcgtcggattggtgcgccggcgccagatagccacaATGTGGCTTGCGACGGGGcccacagcgtcggattggtgcgccggcgccagatagccacaATGTGGATTGCGACGGGGtccacagcgtcggattggtgcgccggcgccagatagccacaATGTGGATTACGACGGGGcccacagcgtcggattggtgcgccggcgtcagatatcaattaaatgggttgcgacggggtcgacagcgtcggattggtgcgacgGCGCCACATATCTATAAAATTGGGTgtggcgggtccaccggcgtcgggttggtgcaCTGGCGCCGCAAGGTGCACGCGGGTCCATAGCATCGTGCAGCAATTTCGTGTGCCTGTTGCGAAAGGTGAATGAATCGTTTCTACCGTTTCATATCTGGTGCCGCTGCCCGTGCTGCGCTTCACTTCTATGACTCCTCTGcatttctatttccttgcacgtttgcctcaggttggtaatATCCCTTCCTCACAAAGTGAAaatacgaatgaaaccggccgATTAAATACTAGCAAACAGTTttcgtgatctgacgtggaacattatctttatcagtacaatgatgtcgttcacgtcattttatgttaaacaccACTCTGTGACAGCTGTTGGAGAGAAGACAGggagaaaacccatacttggaataatgctttcaaattatgTCCAAATTAttttggtatcgaaggaatgtttggagctgaagtttgaatgttcttcaaatgtagaaatgacgcgaattgaaagaaaaccaTGAAGTTTTTCGCCtgtgttaaaaaaagaaagaagaaggtgtTGTTAGGAAAGCACAATTCCTACTTTGGTCCGgatttagccggacgctcagactggtatatatatatatatatatatatatatatatatatatatatatatatatatatatatatatatatatatatattagccGTACGATCACTTCGCATTATCATTCTAAGTTTGTTCGATGTGATAGGCAAAtcactccttttcttcttttttgagtgATATGGCAAGAAATGATCACCACTATATTAGGATGATAAGGAAATAAAGATAAGGAACTTCTTTATCAAATGTTTTTAACCAGTTACTGCATTAACAACTGGGGTACATTGTTTATCAGTTCTGAAAGTAGGGCATAGCACGTTACCAACAGGACGCAGAGGAGTAAACATATTGTTTGTGCTAGAACGCATTCTTAAACAGAACGCTGCCATAATCatattgtttcttctttttcatgtaCTTGATGTCCATTTCAACTGCTACTTTTTCATAGTACACAATTTTTCTGATTATCACCACTTTCAAGTGCCGACGTACCACTTTGATACCACTTGCTACCCGCCCGATCTTCTCTCACTGTATTCTGGAGCCGCTTGTCTCTCTGTTTGCTGGAACTGGCGCATAACTCTGAAGTCATGGGACATGCTTCGTTACCTTGCTGCTTCGGCGCTCTAATCCAACTTCGCAGGAACCGTCCCATCTTCTCTCATTGTTTTCTGACATCATGGGACCAATAACACCCAGTTTCACTACCTTCCGAAGCCGATACACCAATCTAACGGTGTTGGATCTCGCTCTCTCTAACTGCTTTGCCTATATGGCGGTAATCATATTTCTTGCCAGTCATTAATCTCACTCACTCAATGAACCATAGCCGTTTAATTGCGAGGCTGCGTTGCGCGTCTCGAGGAAGCGGATAGGGGtgtaatcgcggaccaaaagcgacctttgTGACTGCACTATGATACGGATTGATTCAGGGGACGGATTTCCTGTTTCTCTACGGAAGGACGAAACGTTCTTTTAAAACTCATTGAAGTAGCGGACGGGAAAGTCCTTATGGGTTTTAAAGTTATTTGCAAGACACACATATAAGAAAGAGTCTCCTAAATCCTAATTTAGGAAAGGTAATTATACTAGCGTCAGGAAAGACGAGACTACTGGAGTCGTCTAAGCTACCAAAACGGGAAAAGGACTACGATGACGTTCTGTACCTACAACGTACGTACGCTTGCATGGACCTGATCGGCCGAAGATCTGATTATGCAAGAGAGGATCAAGTGCGACGTCATCAGACAGACCGAGATGACACGACGCCACCCACTGAACGCGGTATATCAAATTGGAGAAGAATATTCTCAGGAATATGCGAGAGTAGTGAAGTTGGTGTCTTCGACAAAACAAGTATGCTAATGAACATTGGCTCTTTCGAACAACCTACGATCTGAATCAGATGATTGTGGATGAGAAAATGTGGACTAACGGCAGCTCTTTCTCACCGTTTGCGCTCTTACATCAGAGCtacgaagaagtcgaagcgTTAACCACCTTCAATGGCAGCGTCTCACAATATTGACGTAGTTTGCGAGGCTGATGGAAAACCCAGAGCTTGAGTTTTGGATTGCGTAAAAGTGTGGAATTGCCCGATTTCTCCTAATCGCCTCGAAAAATCGCCTTCGTCcgtacgaggtacgttagaacgcgccgcGTCGACGAGCGAGAGGTCGAGGATCAATGaagtctcctcaccagcttactcaaacaatttcattgaatggactgctgaggagaccggaacgtgtacatggGGCGTGCTCTAACGAACCTCGTAGAAACTGAGGCGGTGCCTACGCCATTTTTTTGGGGAGATCGGGAGGAGTTTGACCAAGGCTACCCTCATATTCGTAACCTACACCTCACACatgttttccatcaaaatCCATCACTACGTCAAAATCGTTCTTTGCACAAAATAACTGTTGGCGATTTTGACGCCAAAACTGGCCCAAGTAGAACGTCTGAGAAACTTCATTTCGGGACCGACTCACTGCATACAAAGAAACGAACAGTAGAAAAGCctttccgagtttatcatggCGGCGGAGATCATTAGTGGGAACAGAAGAACTCGGT is part of the Necator americanus strain Aroian chromosome V, whole genome shotgun sequence genome and encodes:
- a CDS encoding hypothetical protein (NECATOR_CHRV.G20281.T2); the encoded protein is MNRFYRFISGAAARAALHFYDSSAFLFPCTFASGKVIILASGKTRLLESSKLPKREKDYDDVLYLQRTYACMDLIGRRSDYAREDQVRRHQTDRDDTTPPTERGISNWRRIFSGICESSEVGVFDKTSMLMNIGSFEQPTI